A single region of the Nocardioides aurantiacus genome encodes:
- a CDS encoding DUF5914 domain-containing protein: protein MTLLDPTLEVGYRQAADLTRKHGTTYFWGAALLPAAQRRHVHAVYALCRLADDIVDDAVALGRDTAQTRAELASFRARFTEAVATGGSPDPVLAAVARSVEECGIDPGCFDRFFDAMAQDLDTSSYRSWEDLLGYMDGSAAVIGEMMLPVLQPRSTAAFEPARALGLAFQLTNFLRDVAEDLDRGRVYLPQEDLERFGADPAARTVTEDWRRLMRFEIERNRELYVEADRGLAHLTGAAERCVRTARVLYSGILDKIEESDYDVFSQRARVPTWRKAGTAARTVVARRPAAPAPSPAAPAAPAAPARSRVPVELRRMPPRDRLAPSWRDASPRRIARSLDAALARDPGGWYVVGASDDLHDRSIVRMLGGREVTLWRSSTGVVAGPGSCPHLGALLEDCEVLGDQLHCRWHGLAIGADGAPGWTPYTAHDDGVLLWVRLPTQGETPLPRPRLTARPETFDSVAAVIEVEGVCEPRDIIANRLDPWHGSWFHPYSFSHLAVVEELSDDHVLTVDVTFRLSRTWGVPVRAEFACPDARTIVMTITEGEGAGSVVETHATPLGPGPDGRPRTMMTEATIATSDRAGFAVARHLAPALRPAMRKVARRLWVDDLTYAERSYELRRRGEHYGI, encoded by the coding sequence GTGACCCTGCTCGACCCGACGCTCGAGGTCGGCTACCGCCAGGCGGCCGACCTGACCCGCAAGCACGGCACGACGTACTTCTGGGGCGCGGCGCTGCTGCCCGCCGCCCAGCGCCGCCACGTGCACGCCGTCTACGCGCTGTGCCGGCTCGCCGACGACATCGTCGACGACGCCGTGGCGCTGGGCCGCGACACCGCGCAGACCCGCGCCGAGCTGGCGTCCTTCCGGGCCCGCTTCACCGAGGCCGTGGCCACCGGCGGCAGCCCCGACCCGGTGCTGGCCGCGGTGGCCCGCAGCGTCGAGGAGTGCGGCATCGACCCCGGCTGCTTCGACCGGTTCTTCGACGCCATGGCGCAGGACCTCGACACCAGCAGCTACCGCAGCTGGGAGGACCTGCTCGGCTACATGGACGGCTCGGCGGCCGTCATCGGCGAGATGATGCTCCCGGTGCTGCAGCCGCGCAGCACGGCGGCCTTCGAGCCCGCCCGCGCTCTGGGCCTGGCCTTCCAGCTCACCAACTTCCTGCGCGACGTCGCCGAGGACCTCGACCGCGGCCGGGTCTACCTGCCCCAGGAGGACCTCGAGCGGTTCGGCGCCGACCCCGCCGCCCGCACCGTCACCGAGGACTGGCGCCGGCTGATGCGCTTCGAGATCGAGCGCAACCGCGAGCTGTACGTCGAGGCCGACCGCGGCCTGGCCCACCTCACCGGTGCCGCCGAGCGCTGCGTGCGCACCGCCCGGGTCCTCTACTCCGGCATCCTCGACAAGATCGAGGAGTCCGACTACGACGTGTTCAGCCAGCGGGCCCGGGTGCCCACCTGGCGCAAGGCCGGCACCGCCGCGCGCACCGTCGTCGCCCGGCGCCCCGCGGCGCCGGCGCCCTCCCCCGCAGCACCCGCGGCCCCGGCGGCCCCGGCGCGGTCGCGGGTGCCGGTCGAGCTGCGCCGGATGCCGCCGCGCGACCGGCTGGCCCCCAGCTGGCGCGACGCGTCCCCGCGGCGCATCGCTCGCTCGCTCGACGCCGCGCTCGCCCGGGACCCCGGCGGCTGGTACGTCGTCGGCGCCAGCGACGACCTGCACGACCGCTCGATCGTGCGCATGCTCGGCGGGCGCGAGGTCACCCTGTGGCGCTCCTCGACCGGGGTCGTCGCCGGCCCCGGCAGCTGCCCCCACCTCGGCGCGCTGCTGGAGGACTGCGAGGTGCTCGGCGACCAGCTGCACTGCCGGTGGCACGGCCTGGCGATCGGTGCCGACGGGGCGCCCGGCTGGACGCCGTACACCGCCCACGACGACGGCGTGCTGCTCTGGGTCCGGCTGCCGACCCAGGGCGAGACCCCGCTGCCCCGACCGCGCCTGACCGCGCGCCCCGAGACCTTCGACTCGGTCGCCGCCGTGATCGAGGTCGAGGGCGTCTGCGAGCCGCGCGACATCATCGCCAACCGGCTCGACCCCTGGCACGGCTCGTGGTTCCACCCCTACTCCTTCAGCCACCTCGCGGTGGTCGAGGAGCTCAGCGACGACCATGTGCTGACCGTCGACGTCACCTTCCGGCTCAGCCGCACCTGGGGGGTGCCGGTCCGCGCGGAGTTCGCCTGCCCCGACGCCCGCACCATCGTCATGACCATCACCGAGGGCGAGGGCGCCGGCAGCGTGGTCGAGACCCACGCGACCCCGCTCGGCCCGGGCCCCGACGGCCGGCCGCGCACGATGATGACCGAGGCCACCATCGCCACCTCCGACCGCGCTGGCTTCGCCGTCGCCCGCCACCTCGCCCCGGCGCTGCGCCCCGCGATGCGCAAGGTCGCCCGACGCCTCTGGGTCGACGACCTCACCTACGCCGAGCGCTCCTACGAGCTGCGTCGTCGCGGCGAGCACTACGGCATCTGA
- a CDS encoding FAD-dependent oxidoreductase, protein MSGAAGPGWRPGRDRRAEWHAPAGGASHDGQRHHVAVVGGGIAGLTAATALAERGVRVTLLERGDRLGGRVASWPVTVDGTTTAMSRGFHAFFRQYYNLRSLLRRTDPALERLHAVEDYPLSLKGGPTDSFTGIALTPPLNIMSFVLRSPTFRLRDLAAVDVGAAMELLDVDFPATFERYDGVSAAAYLDRLRFPDQARHLALEVFARSFFADARDFSAGELVAMFHSYFLGSAEGLLFDVPVDDYDTALWAPLGRHLDAHGAEVRTGEAVESVTSAGDGALDVLTGAGSTRVDGVVLALDRTPLQQLVAASPGLGDDAWRASLAAQRSAPPFAVWRLWLDRRVAPGSAPFRATSGFGPLDNVSVLELLEEGAARWTGEHDGSVVELHAYAVDAGADVQALRERLWRELLVLHPELDGARIRHEEWLWRDDCPLVGTEPWASRPGVVTPDPRVVLAGDGVRCELPVALMERAATTGFQAADRLLASYGVTGHGVWTVPTSHRHRVVPALARLLDRRG, encoded by the coding sequence GTGAGCGGAGCCGCCGGACCCGGCTGGCGCCCCGGCCGGGACCGTCGTGCCGAGTGGCACGCCCCTGCGGGCGGGGCGAGCCACGACGGGCAGCGCCACCACGTCGCGGTCGTCGGCGGGGGCATCGCCGGCCTGACCGCCGCCACCGCGCTGGCGGAGCGCGGGGTCCGGGTGACCCTGCTCGAGCGCGGTGACCGCCTGGGCGGCCGGGTGGCCTCGTGGCCGGTCACGGTGGACGGCACCACGACGGCGATGAGCCGCGGGTTCCACGCCTTCTTCCGGCAGTACTACAACCTGCGCTCGCTGCTGCGCCGCACCGACCCCGCGCTGGAGCGGCTGCACGCCGTCGAGGACTACCCGCTCTCGCTCAAGGGCGGCCCCACCGACTCCTTCACCGGCATCGCGCTGACGCCGCCGCTGAACATCATGTCCTTCGTGCTGCGCTCGCCGACCTTCCGGCTCCGAGACCTCGCGGCCGTCGACGTGGGCGCGGCGATGGAGCTGCTCGACGTCGACTTCCCGGCGACGTTCGAGCGCTACGACGGCGTCAGCGCCGCGGCGTACCTCGACCGGCTGCGGTTCCCCGACCAGGCCCGTCACCTGGCGCTCGAGGTGTTCGCCCGGAGCTTCTTCGCCGACGCCCGGGACTTCTCGGCCGGCGAGCTGGTCGCGATGTTCCACTCCTACTTCCTCGGCTCGGCCGAGGGGCTGCTCTTCGACGTGCCGGTCGACGACTACGACACCGCGCTGTGGGCGCCGCTGGGTCGTCACCTCGACGCGCACGGCGCCGAGGTCCGCACCGGCGAGGCCGTCGAGTCGGTCACCTCGGCCGGCGACGGCGCCCTCGACGTGCTCACCGGCGCCGGCTCGACCCGCGTCGACGGGGTCGTCCTCGCGCTCGACCGCACGCCGCTCCAGCAGCTGGTCGCGGCCTCGCCCGGCCTCGGCGACGACGCCTGGCGCGCCTCCCTGGCCGCGCAGCGCTCGGCGCCGCCCTTCGCGGTCTGGCGGCTGTGGCTCGACCGCCGCGTCGCGCCCGGCTCGGCACCGTTCCGCGCCACCAGCGGGTTCGGCCCCCTCGACAACGTCTCGGTCCTCGAGCTGCTCGAGGAGGGCGCCGCGCGCTGGACGGGCGAGCACGACGGCTCGGTGGTGGAGCTGCACGCCTACGCCGTCGACGCGGGCGCCGACGTGCAGGCGCTGCGGGAACGGCTCTGGCGCGAGCTGCTGGTGCTGCACCCCGAGCTCGACGGCGCCCGGATCCGCCACGAGGAGTGGCTCTGGCGCGACGACTGCCCGCTCGTGGGCACCGAGCCGTGGGCCTCCCGACCCGGCGTCGTCACCCCCGACCCACGGGTGGTGCTGGCCGGTGACGGGGTGCGCTGTGAGCTCCCGGTGGCGCTGATGGAGCGGGCGGCCACGACCGGCTTCCAGGCGGCCGACCGGTTGCTGGCGTCGTACGGCGTCACGGGCCACGGTGTCTGGACCGTGCCCACCTCCCACCGCCACCGCGTCGTCCCCGCCCTCGCCCGGCTGCTCGACCGCCGGGGGTAG
- a CDS encoding class I SAM-dependent methyltransferase yields the protein MTTATAPSVPETFDGVAPTYDLMVALNPGYHAQLRRSAEVLVAALPRPADRPVRVVDLGCGSGASTRALEAALQAAGVPHEIVGVDGSAGMLEQARRKTWTSPVHFVQDDAEHLDPGTWGRSHLDGEGTVDGVFAAYLVRNVTARDALLAGIVRLLVPGGAVVVHEYSVAESRVGRRVWDAVSWGVVVPLGLLTAPRSPIYRYLWRSVVDFDSTHLLRSRMVAAGLVDVRSRSFGGWQRGVLHTFVGRRPA from the coding sequence ATGACCACCGCCACCGCCCCCAGCGTCCCCGAGACCTTCGACGGGGTGGCCCCGACGTACGACCTGATGGTCGCCCTCAACCCCGGCTACCACGCCCAGCTGCGCCGGTCCGCCGAGGTGCTCGTGGCCGCGCTGCCGCGGCCCGCCGACCGACCGGTCCGGGTCGTCGACCTCGGGTGCGGCTCGGGCGCCTCGACGCGGGCCCTCGAGGCCGCGCTCCAGGCCGCCGGGGTGCCGCACGAGATCGTCGGCGTCGACGGCTCCGCCGGGATGCTCGAGCAGGCCCGGCGCAAGACGTGGACGAGCCCGGTGCACTTCGTGCAGGACGACGCCGAGCACCTCGACCCCGGCACGTGGGGCCGCTCGCACCTCGACGGCGAGGGCACCGTGGACGGGGTGTTCGCGGCGTACCTCGTGCGCAACGTGACCGCTCGCGACGCGCTGCTGGCCGGGATCGTGCGGCTGCTCGTGCCCGGCGGGGCCGTGGTGGTCCACGAGTACAGCGTCGCCGAGAGCCGCGTCGGCCGGCGGGTCTGGGACGCCGTCTCGTGGGGCGTGGTGGTGCCGCTGGGCCTGCTGACGGCGCCGCGCAGCCCCATCTACCGCTACCTGTGGCGCAGCGTGGTCGACTTCGACAGCACGCACCTGCTGCGCAGCCGGATGGTCGCCGCCGGCCTCGTCGACGTGCGCAGCCGCAGCTTCGGCGGCTGGCAGCGTGGCGTGCTGCACACGTTCGTCGGACGCCGGCCCGCGTGA
- a CDS encoding lycopene cyclase domain-containing protein has protein sequence MASPAAYDRDGAGRAGCLMLEYTVFAVLSVVVVVALELLWFRTGVFRSLQYWLAMAIVMGFQVPVDGWLTKLSDPIVLYEEREMTGWRIPWDIPVEDFAFGFSMVTLTLLLWLRLGHRPDPTSTTTTSEQRTP, from the coding sequence GTGGCGAGCCCGGCGGCGTACGACCGCGACGGCGCCGGCCGAGCGGGGTGCCTGATGCTGGAGTACACCGTCTTCGCCGTGCTGTCGGTCGTGGTCGTGGTCGCGCTGGAGCTGCTGTGGTTCCGCACCGGCGTCTTCCGCTCGCTGCAGTACTGGCTCGCGATGGCGATCGTGATGGGCTTCCAGGTGCCCGTCGACGGCTGGCTGACCAAGCTCTCCGACCCGATCGTGCTCTACGAGGAGCGCGAGATGACCGGGTGGCGGATCCCCTGGGACATCCCCGTCGAGGACTTCGCCTTCGGCTTCAGCATGGTCACCCTGACGCTGCTGCTCTGGCTGCGCCTGGGTCACCGCCCTGACCCCACGTCCACCACCACCACGTCCGAGCAGAGGACCCCATGA
- a CDS encoding lycopene cyclase domain-containing protein produces the protein MDQYQYLLLMAGCLLLTLPLELVLGARVWRRPRRLLLALLPVVVVYGVWDVVAIARGTWDYSERYTTGVLLPFEMPLEELVFFVVIPICGLLTYEAVGNTLGWWRARRRTTATAPAERGA, from the coding sequence GTGGACCAGTACCAGTACCTCCTGCTGATGGCGGGCTGCCTGCTGCTCACCCTTCCCCTCGAGCTCGTGCTCGGGGCGCGGGTGTGGCGCCGGCCGCGCCGCCTGCTGCTCGCGCTGCTCCCCGTCGTGGTCGTCTACGGCGTCTGGGACGTCGTGGCCATCGCCCGCGGCACCTGGGACTACAGCGAGCGCTACACCACCGGCGTCCTGCTGCCCTTCGAGATGCCGCTGGAGGAGCTCGTCTTCTTCGTCGTCATCCCCATCTGCGGGCTGCTGACCTACGAGGCGGTCGGCAACACCCTGGGCTGGTGGCGAGCCCGGCGGCGTACGACCGCGACGGCGCCGGCCGAGCGGGGTGCCTGA
- a CDS encoding SRPBCC family protein, whose product MDLKHEFTVPATLQETWDAFNDIASVGECFPGAQVTSVEGDTFKGTVKVKLGPIALVYSGTGTFLEKDESARTMKIEAKGKDKRGNGTAGADVLARMSDVGGGSTRVEVTTDLNITGKPAQFGRGVIQDVSDKLLGQFTACLEQKVGAPAGPVSEPEPPAGAADPAPATPADAGRATEEGAGNVRRLASTDGGGSAPSSTGRQAAPAAASGGSGSNDDALDLGATVLPVLAKLYWRQALGGLVVLWVLSKLLGRRSS is encoded by the coding sequence ATGGACCTCAAGCACGAGTTCACGGTCCCGGCCACGCTCCAGGAGACGTGGGACGCCTTCAACGACATCGCCAGCGTGGGGGAGTGCTTCCCCGGCGCGCAGGTGACCTCGGTCGAAGGTGACACGTTCAAGGGCACGGTCAAGGTCAAGCTCGGCCCGATCGCCCTGGTCTACAGCGGCACCGGCACGTTCCTGGAGAAGGACGAGTCGGCGCGCACGATGAAGATCGAGGCCAAGGGCAAGGACAAGCGCGGCAACGGCACCGCCGGCGCCGACGTGCTGGCCCGGATGAGCGACGTGGGCGGCGGGTCCACGCGGGTGGAGGTCACCACCGACCTCAACATCACCGGCAAGCCCGCGCAGTTCGGTCGCGGCGTCATCCAGGACGTCAGCGACAAGCTGCTCGGCCAGTTCACCGCCTGCCTCGAGCAGAAGGTGGGCGCCCCCGCCGGCCCGGTCTCCGAGCCGGAGCCGCCGGCGGGAGCGGCCGACCCGGCCCCGGCCACACCGGCGGACGCCGGCCGGGCCACCGAGGAGGGCGCCGGCAACGTCCGGCGGCTGGCCTCCACCGACGGGGGCGGCTCCGCGCCCTCCTCGACGGGTCGCCAGGCGGCTCCGGCGGCAGCGTCGGGCGGCTCGGGCAGCAACGACGACGCCCTCGACCTGGGGGCCACCGTGCTCCCGGTGCTGGCCAAGCTCTACTGGAGGCAGGCCCTCGGCGGGCTCGTCGTGCTGTGGGTCCTGTCCAAGCTGCTGGGCCGCCGGTCGTCCTAG
- a CDS encoding FAD binding domain-containing protein — protein sequence MIPTQFAYVAPTSVEEALAALAEHGDEAKILAGGQSLLPVLRMRLNAPEVVIDIGKIDSLREIRDEGDSISIGAMATYAQILGDAGIRDSLSLLHKAITEVADPQIRHRGTLGGALVHADPAGDCGAPTLALEADLVIQGPGGERTVAATDFFEDLFTTAVGEDEILTAVRFRKHDGWGSHYEKFVRVAHQWPIVSVAAAVKVDGGTISEARIGLVNMGSTALRATATEQALVGQQATEDGVRAACDLAAQGTNPPSDLNGDAAYRSHLATVLTRRAVLKAAGSS from the coding sequence GTGATCCCCACCCAGTTCGCCTACGTGGCACCCACGTCGGTCGAGGAGGCCCTCGCGGCGCTGGCCGAGCACGGTGACGAGGCCAAGATCCTGGCCGGGGGGCAGTCGCTGCTCCCCGTGCTGCGGATGCGCCTCAACGCCCCCGAGGTGGTCATCGACATCGGGAAGATCGACTCGCTGCGGGAGATCCGCGACGAGGGCGACTCGATCAGCATCGGCGCGATGGCGACGTACGCCCAGATCCTGGGCGACGCCGGCATCCGGGACAGCCTGAGCCTGCTGCACAAGGCGATCACCGAGGTCGCCGACCCGCAGATCCGGCACCGCGGCACCCTGGGCGGCGCGCTCGTGCACGCCGACCCCGCGGGCGACTGCGGGGCGCCGACCCTGGCGCTGGAGGCCGACCTGGTCATCCAGGGCCCGGGCGGGGAGCGCACGGTGGCGGCGACGGACTTCTTCGAGGACCTCTTCACCACCGCCGTCGGCGAGGACGAGATCCTCACCGCGGTCCGGTTCCGCAAGCACGACGGCTGGGGCTCGCACTACGAGAAGTTCGTGCGCGTCGCCCACCAGTGGCCGATCGTGTCGGTGGCCGCCGCGGTCAAGGTCGACGGCGGCACCATCAGCGAGGCCCGGATCGGCCTGGTCAACATGGGCTCCACCGCCCTGCGGGCCACCGCGACCGAGCAGGCGCTGGTCGGCCAGCAGGCCACCGAGGACGGCGTCCGCGCCGCGTGCGACCTGGCGGCCCAGGGCACCAACCCGCCCTCGGACCTCAACGGCGACGCGGCGTACCGCTCGCACCTCGCCACGGTGCTGACCCGGCGCGCGGTGCTCAAGGCGGCAGGCTCGAGCTGA
- a CDS encoding xanthine dehydrogenase family protein molybdopterin-binding subunit — protein MTATQDAPTTEPRLEIGRDRRRKEDQRLITGRTKWTDNIQINGMLHLAMVRSPFAHAKITNIDVSEAKASRNVVDVLTGADLAETQGVLINAWPITPDQVTPTHLPVPADRVSFAGEIVAVVVARSQAEARDAAELVDVDYEELPAALDLKEAAADTVLAHPDLGTNKSALWKFDSAEAGTGGDVEEAISKARESGVVVEREFRQQRLIPAFMEPRSTVVDPTGEQLTMWSATQIPHILRFALAATTGMPESKIRVIAPDVGGGFGGKLQTTPEEWITVAVARRTGKPVKFTETRSESLMSAHHGRDQWQKLTLAAEKDGTVTGLKVELLADLGSYVSLVGGGVPVLGAFMFNAIYKFPAYHFACQTVLTNKTWTDAYRGAGRPEATFGIERIMDELALELGVDPLEVREKNWIKAEEFPFTTVAGLEYDSGNYEAATAKAKEMFGYDELRAEQKQRRESGDKVQLGIGVSTFTEMCGLAPSRVLGSLDYGAGGWEHASVRMLATGKVEIVTGASAHGQGHETAFSQIVADRLGVPFEDVEVLHGDTQVAAKGLDTYGSRSLVVGGEALVKATDKVVEKAKPVAAHLLEANVEDIEFKAGSFGVRGTDAAVSIQDVAGAVFVAHNLPDGMEPSLDSDATYDPINFNYPHGTHLCAMEVDTETGQVKMRKYTCVDDIGNVINPLIVEGQVHGGLVQGIAQALWEEAVYDDSGTLVSASFVDYLVPTAADTINYDVGHNTTPSLTNTLGTKGVGEAGTIASTPAVVNSVLDAIRQFGVKDIQMPCTPERVWKAIQQGTAGATEDTVGAAAAHFDPATDGEGQSQRHDGNSSEGAGQ, from the coding sequence ATGACCGCCACCCAGGACGCCCCCACCACCGAGCCCCGCCTCGAGATCGGTCGCGACCGCCGCCGCAAGGAGGACCAGCGCCTCATCACCGGCCGCACCAAGTGGACCGACAACATCCAGATCAACGGCATGCTGCACCTCGCGATGGTGCGCAGCCCCTTCGCCCACGCCAAGATCACCAACATCGACGTCTCAGAGGCCAAGGCCTCGCGCAACGTGGTCGACGTGCTCACCGGCGCCGACCTGGCCGAGACCCAGGGCGTGCTCATCAACGCCTGGCCCATCACGCCCGACCAGGTCACCCCGACCCACCTGCCGGTCCCGGCCGACCGGGTCAGCTTCGCCGGAGAGATCGTCGCGGTGGTCGTGGCGCGCTCGCAGGCCGAGGCCCGCGACGCCGCCGAGCTCGTGGACGTCGACTACGAGGAGCTGCCCGCGGCGCTCGACCTCAAGGAGGCGGCCGCCGACACGGTCCTCGCCCACCCCGACCTCGGCACCAACAAGTCGGCGCTGTGGAAGTTCGACTCGGCCGAGGCCGGCACGGGCGGCGACGTCGAGGAGGCGATCAGCAAGGCCCGCGAGAGCGGTGTCGTCGTCGAGCGCGAGTTCCGTCAGCAGCGCCTGATCCCCGCCTTCATGGAGCCCCGCTCCACCGTGGTCGACCCCACCGGCGAGCAGCTGACGATGTGGTCGGCGACCCAGATCCCGCACATCCTGCGCTTCGCGCTCGCCGCGACCACCGGCATGCCGGAGTCGAAGATCCGCGTGATCGCCCCCGACGTGGGCGGCGGGTTCGGCGGCAAGCTGCAGACCACCCCCGAGGAGTGGATCACCGTCGCGGTGGCCCGCCGCACGGGCAAGCCGGTGAAGTTCACCGAGACCCGGTCGGAGTCGCTGATGTCGGCCCACCACGGTCGTGACCAGTGGCAGAAGCTGACCCTGGCCGCCGAGAAGGACGGCACCGTCACCGGCCTCAAGGTCGAGCTCCTCGCCGACCTCGGCTCCTACGTCAGCCTCGTCGGCGGCGGCGTCCCGGTGCTGGGCGCGTTCATGTTCAACGCGATCTACAAGTTCCCGGCCTATCACTTCGCCTGCCAGACGGTGCTCACCAACAAGACCTGGACCGACGCCTACCGCGGCGCCGGCCGGCCCGAGGCCACGTTCGGCATCGAGCGGATCATGGACGAGCTCGCCCTCGAGCTCGGCGTGGACCCGCTCGAGGTCCGCGAGAAGAACTGGATCAAGGCCGAGGAGTTTCCCTTCACCACGGTGGCCGGCCTGGAGTACGACTCCGGCAACTACGAGGCCGCGACCGCCAAGGCCAAGGAGATGTTCGGCTACGACGAGCTCCGCGCCGAGCAGAAGCAGCGTCGCGAGTCCGGCGACAAGGTCCAGCTCGGCATCGGCGTCTCGACCTTCACCGAGATGTGTGGCCTCGCCCCCAGCCGGGTGCTCGGGTCGCTCGACTACGGCGCCGGCGGCTGGGAGCACGCCTCGGTGCGGATGCTCGCGACCGGCAAGGTCGAGATCGTCACCGGCGCCAGCGCGCACGGCCAGGGCCACGAGACGGCGTTCAGCCAGATCGTCGCCGACCGGCTCGGCGTGCCCTTCGAGGACGTCGAGGTGCTGCACGGGGACACCCAGGTGGCTGCCAAGGGCCTGGACACCTACGGCTCGCGCTCGCTCGTCGTCGGCGGCGAGGCGTTGGTCAAGGCCACCGACAAGGTGGTCGAGAAGGCCAAGCCGGTCGCCGCCCACCTCCTCGAGGCCAACGTCGAGGACATCGAGTTCAAGGCCGGCAGCTTCGGGGTCCGCGGCACCGACGCCGCGGTCTCGATCCAGGACGTCGCGGGCGCGGTGTTCGTCGCGCACAACCTGCCCGACGGCATGGAGCCCTCGCTGGACTCCGACGCGACCTACGACCCGATCAACTTCAACTACCCCCACGGCACGCACCTGTGCGCCATGGAGGTGGACACCGAGACCGGTCAGGTCAAGATGCGCAAGTACACCTGCGTGGACGACATCGGCAACGTCATCAACCCCCTCATCGTCGAGGGCCAGGTCCACGGTGGCCTCGTCCAGGGCATCGCCCAGGCGCTGTGGGAGGAGGCGGTGTACGACGACTCCGGGACCCTGGTGTCGGCCTCGTTCGTGGACTACCTGGTCCCGACGGCCGCCGACACGATCAACTACGACGTGGGCCACAACACCACGCCGTCGCTGACCAACACGCTCGGCACCAAGGGCGTCGGCGAGGCGGGCACCATCGCCTCGACGCCGGCCGTGGTCAACTCCGTGCTCGACGCGATCCGGCAGTTCGGCGTCAAGGACATCCAGATGCCCTGCACGCCCGAGCGGGTGTGGAAGGCCATCCAGCAGGGCACCGCCGGCGCCACCGAGGACACCGTGGGGGCCGCGGCCGCCCACTTCGACCCCGCCACCGACGGCGAGGGCCAGTCCCAGCGCCACGACGGCAACAGCAGCGAAGGAGCAGGTCAGTGA
- a CDS encoding (2Fe-2S)-binding protein — MTRIELKVDGATVSDDVEPRMLLVQYLREKLGKTGTVIGCDTSNCGACTVHLDGRSVKSCNVLAVQADGAEVTTIEGLATDGELHPVQAAFHECHALQCGFCTPGMIMQSVDLLKDNPNPSEAEIRVGIEGNLCRCTGYHNIVKAVQTAAGQKTEA, encoded by the coding sequence ATGACCAGGATCGAACTCAAGGTCGACGGCGCGACCGTCTCCGACGACGTCGAGCCGCGGATGCTGCTGGTGCAGTACCTCCGCGAGAAGCTCGGCAAGACCGGCACCGTCATCGGGTGCGACACCAGCAACTGCGGTGCCTGCACCGTGCACCTCGACGGCCGCAGCGTGAAGTCCTGCAACGTGCTCGCCGTGCAGGCCGACGGCGCCGAGGTGACCACCATCGAGGGCCTCGCCACGGACGGCGAGCTGCACCCCGTGCAGGCCGCGTTCCACGAGTGCCACGCGCTCCAGTGCGGCTTCTGCACCCCCGGCATGATCATGCAGTCCGTGGACCTGCTCAAGGACAACCCGAACCCCTCCGAGGCGGAGATCCGGGTCGGCATCGAGGGCAACCTGTGTCGCTGCACCGGCTACCACAACATCGTCAAGGCCGTGCAGACCGCGGCCGGCCAGAAGACGGAGGCCTGA
- the dapD gene encoding 2,3,4,5-tetrahydropyridine-2,6-dicarboxylate N-succinyltransferase, translated as MSQHPADSPEDHTDGPADDATRAWGHGVATIAADGTVLDTWYPSPALGRAPADAATEVPAGLAALAGEHPERRVRTEVVTTDIELAAAPADAADAYLRLHLLSHRLVRPHGLSFEGVFGTLANVVWTSAGPCAVEGFEDVRVGLRAFGHVQVFGIDKFPRMTDYVVPSGVRIADADRVRLGAHLAPGTTVMHEGFVNYNAGTLGSSMVEGRISAGVVVGDGSDVGGGASIMGTLSGGGTQVISLGERCLLGANAGIGISLGDDCVVEAGCYVTAGTKVTLVRPGEEPTVVKALELSGSDGVLFRRNSVTGAVEAVPRSGHGITLNDALHAN; from the coding sequence ATGTCCCAGCACCCCGCCGACAGCCCCGAGGACCACACCGACGGACCCGCCGACGACGCCACCCGGGCCTGGGGCCACGGGGTCGCGACGATCGCCGCGGACGGCACCGTCCTGGACACCTGGTACCCCTCCCCCGCCCTGGGCCGGGCGCCCGCCGACGCCGCCACCGAGGTGCCGGCCGGGCTGGCCGCGCTGGCCGGGGAGCACCCCGAGCGCCGGGTCCGGACCGAGGTCGTCACCACCGACATCGAGCTCGCCGCCGCCCCCGCCGACGCCGCCGACGCCTACCTGCGGCTCCACCTGCTCTCCCACCGCCTCGTGCGCCCCCACGGGCTGTCCTTCGAGGGCGTCTTCGGCACGCTCGCCAACGTGGTGTGGACCAGTGCCGGTCCCTGCGCCGTCGAGGGCTTCGAGGACGTCCGGGTCGGCCTGCGCGCCTTCGGCCACGTCCAGGTGTTCGGGATCGACAAGTTCCCCCGGATGACCGACTACGTCGTGCCGAGCGGCGTACGCATCGCCGACGCCGACCGCGTCCGGCTCGGGGCCCACCTCGCTCCCGGCACCACCGTGATGCACGAGGGCTTCGTGAACTACAACGCCGGCACGCTCGGGTCCTCGATGGTCGAGGGCCGCATCAGCGCCGGCGTCGTGGTCGGCGACGGCTCCGACGTCGGGGGCGGCGCCTCGATCATGGGCACGCTCTCGGGCGGCGGCACCCAGGTGATCTCGCTGGGCGAGCGCTGCCTGCTCGGCGCCAACGCCGGCATCGGCATCTCGCTCGGCGACGACTGCGTCGTCGAGGCCGGCTGCTACGTCACCGCCGGCACCAAGGTCACGCTGGTCCGACCCGGCGAGGAGCCGACGGTCGTCAAGGCGCTGGAGCTCTCGGGCAGCGACGGCGTGCTGTTCCGGCGCAACTCGGTCACCGGCGCCGTCGAGGCGGTGCCGCGCTCCGGGCACGGCATCACGCTCAACGACGCCCTGCACGCCAACTAG